In the genome of Dermacentor silvarum isolate Dsil-2018 chromosome 1, BIME_Dsil_1.4, whole genome shotgun sequence, one region contains:
- the LOC125942814 gene encoding uncharacterized protein LOC125942814, with product MSQRVLIGGEEKEIFQNFDDDGFPIIENGLPLYITSDGVPVRVSSEATEAAVPDPVAPVQVLGPSKERAEELWPEEKVLFLIELFKNYQSDLRNRKKSKREVWEMLTEAINLLLCQQLLLFNIQPQ from the exons ATGTCTCAACGAGTGCTCATCGGAGGTGAAGAGAAGGAGATCTTCCAGAACTTCGATGATGATGGATTTCCGATCATTGAAAACGGCCTCCCACTCTATATCACTTCAG ACGGCGTGCCAGTTCGTGTTAGTAGTGAGGCGACAGAAGCTGCAGTCCCTGACCCGGTCGCTCCAGTCCAGGTCCTGGGTCCCTCGAAGGAGAGGGCAGAAGAGCTGTGGCCCGAGGAAAAAGTTTTATTTCTCATTGAGCTCTTTAAAAACTACCAATCCGACCTCAGAAACAGGAAAAAATCAAAACGGGAGGTGTGGGAGATGTTGACTGAAGCAATCAatcttctcctctgccaacaacttctcctct